The candidate division KSB1 bacterium region GTTCTGATAACCGCCGTTGGGGCCGACCGTGGAATCGCCACTCCACCAGCTCGTACCGGCGAAGGCGTTCCAATCATTGATGTGCCACGTGCCGGGTACGGCCGTGTTGTCAACCGTGGTCCAGTCCGCCATCCCGTCCTCGAAGTCCTCGTAGTAGATTACCTCATCGAGGCCGTTCCGATCTCCACGAACCTGAGTCGGCGTGCCGGTCAACCGTTCCGCGAGCGGAACTGAGATGTTGCGCTCGCCAGCGTAGGCCGAAAGCGCCAGCAACGCGATCAGACCACCCACCGTCAAAATTTTGACCCGTCCCATCGTTGTGTGTTCCTCCACTGTTCGGTCCCGTTCGAGAAACTCGCCCGCGGGACCCTGCGGGCGGCCTCATCCCATCTATCTGATTTTACCTATAATAAACAATTCCGCCGCCATAGTCAAGCCAGTTTATAGGCTTACGTAAACGAAAAGACAATTCCCTCGCGAATATATCATATTATTTTTCCAATAATATAGCCGATGATTATGCCGACCAGCAGAGTAATGGTCAGAATGCGCGAGTCCACGACCGACTTCGCGTGGCCGCGCCGAGCGAGGAAGATCGAGGTGAAATATCCAGCGCCGTTAAGCAGCCAAACGACAGGCAAAGACAGTGCCTTTACGATCAAGGGGCCGGCCCACGGGATGAGGGCGATGAGCGCGGCCACACCGGAAAACGCCGAGGTCACGATACCGACCAGAGCTGCGACGGCGGCAATCATCTTGCCTTCCACCCGTAAGACCAGGCCCAGCGCCACGATGCAGATCACGAGGGCAAGCGCCACGATCGCCCGGCGGTACTGTGCCCAGAAGATAGCGAATTGCGGTGTGTACATGGGTTCCTCTGGACAGAAAATACGGCTTCGCCGGGCGAGATTCAAGGGGCAGTGTGCAGGTTTTGGGCGGATCGGAGGGAGAATGCACGGGAAAAGGCGGAAGATCGGAAGAGCGGTGGGTACCCCGAGACCCCCCCTGCCCCCCCAAATCGGAATTTGGGGGGGGAGCGGCTACGGCGGAAGATGCGCGCAGACGCGCACCCCCCCGGCCCCCCACAGGATGTGGGGGGAGGTCCGACTCCGCGAGACCCCCCCTGCCCCCCCAAATCGGAATTTGGGGGGGGGAGCGGCTACGGCGGAAGATGCGCGTAGACGCGCACCCCCCCGGCCCCCCACAGGATGTGGGGGGAAGTCCGACTCCCCGAGCCCCCCCCCTGCCCCCCCGAATCGGCATTTGGGGGGGAGCGGCTGCGGCGGAAGATGCGCGCAGACGCGCACCCCCCCGGCCCCCCACAGGATGTGGGGGGAAGTCCGACTCCCCGAGACCCCCCCTGCCCCCCCAAATCGGAATTTGGGGGGGGAGCGGCTACGGCGGAAGATGCGCGCAGACGCGCACCCCCCCGGCCCCCCACAGGATGTGGGGGGAGGTCCGACTCGCCCATTTGGGGGCGGTTCAGGGCGAGGCGGGACAGGTGCAACGGCGAAACCTCTTTGAGCTGCTCGAGCGGGCCGAAGCGGAGGCCAAGTCGCTGTTCGTGGTCGGCGATCTGTTCGACTTCTGGTATGAGTGGGCGACCGTGATCCCGAAGCAGCATTTCGCGCTCCTGCACCGGTTTCGGGCGCTCGTAGAGCGGGGCATCGCCATCCACCAACTTTCCGGCAATCATGATTTCCGGCTCCATGGATTCCTCGAAACGGAGGTCGGCCTCACGACCCACCTCGACGGCGTGCATGCGCGGATCCACGAGCAATCGGTGTTCATCTTTCACGGCGACGGGATCTTGCAACGCGATACGGGCTATCGATTCGTGAAACGTGTGCTGCGCAGCCCGGTGTCGCAACGAGTGTTTTCGTGGATTCACCCCGACCTGGGCATGCGGTTGGCGCGGGGCACGAGCATGACCAGTCGTAAGGTCATCAAGGAGAACCCGCACGATGACGTGGAGTTCCTGGCGTTCGCGCAGGAGCGCTTTCGCGACGGATACGACGGTGTGATCATGGGGCACACGCACCGCCCGGTGGAGCATCGTGAAGGGCAGCGGACTTACGTGAACCTCGGCGATTGGATCCAGCACTACAGCTACGCGGTGCACGACGGGACTGAACTCAAGTTGCACCGCCTGCACGAAGATCGAGCGCGGCCATGAGCGATGCCGCGACCCGGGCGGAGACCGCGAGCAGCCGACGAGTCCGGCGCACGCTGTGGATCATCGCCGCGATGGCCGGCTTCGTGCTCGTGCTGTTTCTGGCCGGCTGGCGGTTCTATATCCAGCTGCGCGGCGGCATGCCGGCCGTCGAACAATTAGAGAATTTCGATCCGCTGCTCAGTACCAAGCTGCTCGACCGGCAAGGCGAGGTGCTCAAGGAGATCTATACGCAGCGGCGGTTCTACACGAGCCTGAGCGAGACGTCGCCGCGAGTGGTGCAGGCGATCCTCGCGACCGAAGACCACAAGTTCTACGAGCACTGGGGAATTCGCCCGCTGGCGTTGTTCGGCGCCGTCGCCAAAGGGGTGCTCCGGCTTGATTTTCATTTCCGCGGCGCGTCAACACTGACGCAGCAGCTGTCGCGCAACCTGCATTACACTTCCCAGCGGTCGATGATGCGCAAGCTGCGCGAAGCCTTGACGGCGGTGGAGATCGAACGGTACTATTCGAAGGACGAGATCCTCGAGATGTACCTCACGCAAACGTATTTCGGAGCCGGAGCGTACGGGGTCGAAGCGGCGGCGAATACTTACTTCAGCAAGAAGGCGGCGGACCTCTCCACCGAGGAGGCGGCGCTGATCGCCGCGATTCCGAAGTCGCCGACGCGCTACAATCCAATCAACAATCCGGAAAACGCGTTCGCCCGGCGCAATCTGGTGTTGGGCCGCATGGCCGCGGTGGGATACCTCAGCCCGCAGGGCGCGGACAGCCTGAGCAAGCTTCCGATCGCGCTGGAGACCGCGACCGCGCAGGGTTCGCTCGGCATCGCCCCGTACTTCACCGAACAGGTACGGCAGCAGCTCAACGGCATCGGGAAGCAATTCGGATTCGATCCGTATCACGACGGCGTTACGGTGCGGACCACGATCGACGCGCGGCTGCAAGCCTGCGCGGAAGCCGCCGTGGCGC contains the following coding sequences:
- a CDS encoding UDP-2,3-diacylglucosamine diphosphatase produces the protein MQRRNLFELLERAEAEAKSLFVVGDLFDFWYEWATVIPKQHFALLHRFRALVERGIAIHQLSGNHDFRLHGFLETEVGLTTHLDGVHARIHEQSVFIFHGDGILQRDTGYRFVKRVLRSPVSQRVFSWIHPDLGMRLARGTSMTSRKVIKENPHDDVEFLAFAQERFRDGYDGVIMGHTHRPVEHREGQRTYVNLGDWIQHYSYAVHDGTELKLHRLHEDRARP